A region of Vigna radiata var. radiata cultivar VC1973A chromosome 6, Vradiata_ver6, whole genome shotgun sequence DNA encodes the following proteins:
- the LOC106763129 gene encoding calcium-transporting ATPase 12, plasma membrane-type isoform X2, which translates to MSKESMSSAGGDGGASIELGAALLGSTTLTKGKYNRIWRRSLYIRFLISTKKPSTSSCNHDSPPSPSPARTFSSKSYVTLDIEESISSDTDGIVKDQGLISLPGLGGQGQHTQGHGAVDEGNPTVPLPVFGIDFSKSLLNSYKCYRCTILMLLVSAGLSFTIDFKQEGPKHGWHDGVAILFALVLLVLGKPVANFFCERKKLKLKERKQELEFRVKRGEESLVVPVSDIVVGDTVCLWPGDEVPADGELESDGILVLVELEEIKSKQKGQNSFLTSGSKVIGGQGRMLVTSVGTKTSLAKIGTCNSERRGLLERQIEKPISYIDMAALSIYVLVAFVVLIRLICGKDGSNAGLPEMKGKVSIGLFMHVLERTFLRPQGRVSILTGLATVAILCVQHGMPFVVTISLKYQIEKEVRNQDVVLNDLSACTTMGLVTVICIDVSGELISKPMEVRRIWMGEKDIGMVEGSETEKPVLDMLKLGVGLSVLAPEIYLSPVFNSLVCWAETTWEMSMRSFTEEKFDILKHIKLNSGKEVSGVLVRKIGDSEVLHLHWSGAASTILEMCSRYHDSKGNCHAMENQKIKFGQVIKEMEDSGLRSIAFAYKQTDGEELEQEELILSGLIGLKETSQESIKLALENFRNAANVQIKLVSEDGIEKLEGIARELGLEHDVVLEGKQLQDLNGEARLVEVDRAHVMARFLPEDKLLMIQCLQEKGKVVAFIGTRLRTSLTSVLKVADVGIVLDSLSTRVDRDNCDISIKCFSALKPVVIAGRSKYHNIQKFIQLQLTCTISGLVITLITACTGDSPLAPFQLIWVNVVVCILGGLMMVMKLTNEEQLAKQPSDNRNQNIIAKEIWKSIAIQIVNLLNTMKLLRKEVLVQSFYFLGALVICFLMQVVVIEYAKGLSDCMHLNVTRWGICVMIGALAWVFEWSTKNILPVILNPSTNYSSEFNTSPSFFLSPSFPFLMLLLFPIGLIFSQMGMNMTLR; encoded by the exons ATGTCCAAAGAAAGTATGTCCTCAgctggtggtgatggtggtgccAGCATTGAACTTGGCGCTGCCTTACTTGGTTCTACTACCCTCACCAAGGGGAAGTACAACAGGATATGGCGTAGGAGTTTATACATAAGGTTCCTCATCTCCACGAAGAAACCATCAACTTCCAGTTGTAACCATGACTCTCCACCATCACCATCTCCTGCTAGAACCTTCTCTTCCAAATCCTATGTCACACTTGATATAGAAGAGAGCATTAGCAGTGATACTGATGGAATTGTGAAGGACCAGGGCTTGATTTCTCTTCCTGGGCTTGGTGGTCAAGGTCAACACACACAG GGGCACGGTGCTGTTGATGAGGGGAACCCCACTGTACCGTTACCAGTTTTTGGAATAGACTTTTCTAAGTCTTTATTGAATAGCTATAAATGCTACCGTTGCACAATCTTGATGCTGTTGGTCTCAGCTGGGTTGTCATTCACCATAGACTTCAAGCAGGAGGGACCTAAACATGGTTGGCATGATGGTGTTGCTATATTATTTGCTCTTGTCCTGCTGGTTCTGGGAAAACCAGTTGCAAACTTTTTCTGTGAGAggaaaaagttgaaattgaaggaGAGAAAGCAGGAGTTGGAATTCAGAGTGAAACGAGGTGAAGAGTCCCTAGTGGTTCCCGTATCTGATATTGTGGTGGGAGACACAGTGTGCCTGTGGCCAGGCGATGAGGTTCCAGCAGATGGTGAGCTCGAAAGTGATGGCATCCTTGTTCTGGTTGAGCTTGAGGAAATAAAAAGCAAACAGAAGGGGCAGAATTCGTTTCTTACATCTGGTTCAAAGGTGATCGGGGGCCAGGGAAGGATGTTGGTAACATCAGTTGGAACCAAAACCAGTTTGGCTAAGATAGGTACCTGTAATTCTGAAAGGAGGGGTTTGTTGGAAAGACAAATTGAGAAGCCAATTTCTTACATTGACATGGCTGCACTTTCTATCTATGTACTGGTTGCATTTGTGGTGTTGATTCGCCTAATTTGTGGAAAAGACGGGAGCAATGCAGGCTTGCCAGAAATGAAAGGGAAGGTCTCAATTGGCCTGTTTATGCATGTCCTTGAGAGAACTTTTCTAAGACCCCAAGGAAGGGTTTCCATTTTAACAGGTCTTGCTACTGTTGCAATACTTTGCGTTCAGCATGGAATGCCATTTGTGGTTACCATTTCTCTTAAGTACCAGATTGAAAAGGAAGTACGAAACCAAGATGTAGTTCTTAATGATTTGTCCGCTTGTACGACAATGGGGTTGGTAACTGTGATCTGTATTGATGTATCAGGGGAACTCATATCTAAACCAATGGAAGTTAGAAGAATATGGATGGGAGAGAAAGATATCGGCATGGTCGAGGGATCTGAAACAGAAAAACCCGTGCTTGACATGCTTAAACTAGGGGTTGGTTTATCAGTCCTTGCACCAGAGATTTATCTTTCCCCTGTGTTCAATTCACTTGTTTGTTGGGCAGAAACAACATGGGAAATGAGCATGAGATCTTTCACAGAAGAAAAATTTGACATTCTTAAGCACATCAAATTGAATTCTGGCAAAGAAGTCAGTGGGGTTTTGGTGAGAAAAATTGGGGACAGTGAAGTTCTGCACTTGCACTGGAGTGGAGCTGCATCCACAATATTGGAGATGTGTTCGAGATACCATGACAGTAAAGGGAATTGCCACGCCATGGAAaatcaaaaaatcaaatttggGCAGGTGATTAAAGAGATGGAGGATAGTGGTCTTAGATCAATTGCTTTTGCTTATAAACAAACAGATGGAGAAGAACTTGAGCAAGAAGAACTGATCTTGTCTGGACTGATAGGCCTGAAAGAAACTAGTCAAGAATCCATAAAATTAGCTTTGGAAAATTTCAGAAATGCTGCAAATGTACAGATCAAACTGGTCTCAGAGGATGGCATCGAGAAATTGGAAGGCATTGCTCGTGAACTAGGACTAGAACATGATGTTGTGCTAGAAGGTAAACAACTTCAAGATTTGAATGGGGAAGCTAGATTGGTCGAAGTGGATCGAGCCCATGTAATGGCAAGATTCCTTCCTGAAGACAAACTTCTCATGATACAGTGCTTGCAAGAGAAAGGCAAGGTGGTTGCATTCATTGGGACAAGGTTGAGAACTAGTCTTACTTCAGTTCTAAAAGTAGCTGACGTGGGGATAGTGCTTGATTCTTTAAGCACAAGAGTGGATAGAGATAATTGTGACATATCTATCAAATGCTTCAGTGCATTGAAACCCGTTGTGATAGCTGGCAGAAGTAAATACCACAATATTCAGAAGTTCATTCAACTCCAGCTGACATGTACCATTTCAGGATTAGTCATAACCTTAATCACAGCCTGTACTGGAGATTCCCCGCTTGCACCGTTCCAGTTGATTTGGGTGAATGTTGTTGTGTGCATTCTAGGTGGCCTAATGATGGTAATGAAGTTAACCAACGAGGAACAACTTGCTAAACAACCATCTGATAACAGGAACCAAAATATTATAGCCAAAGAAATTTGGAAAAGCATTGCTATTCAG ATAGTCAATCTGCTCAACACCATGAAGTTGTTGAGAAAGGAAGTTCTTGTTCAGAGCTTCTATTTCTTGGGGGCCTTAGTTATCTGTTTTCTCATGCAAGTGGTGGTGATTGAGTATGCTAAAGGCCTGTCAGATTGCATGCACCTGAATGTTACGAGATGGGGTATCTGTGTCATGATTGGTGCTCTTGCATGGGTTTTTGAGTGGAGCACGAAGAATATTCTTCCAGTTATTCTGAATCCCAGCACCAATTATTCTTCAGAATTCAATACTTcaccttc
- the LOC106763129 gene encoding calcium-transporting ATPase 12, plasma membrane-type isoform X1 — protein MSKESMSSAGGDGGASIELGAALLGSTTLTKGKYNRIWRRSLYIRFLISTKKPSTSSCNHDSPPSPSPARTFSSKSYVTLDIEESISSDTDGIVKDQGLISLPGLGGQGQHTQGHGAVDEGNPTVPLPVFGIDFSKSLLNSYKCYRCTILMLLVSAGLSFTIDFKQEGPKHGWHDGVAILFALVLLVLGKPVANFFCERKKLKLKERKQELEFRVKRGEESLVVPVSDIVVGDTVCLWPGDEVPADGELESDGILVLVELEEIKSKQKGQNSFLTSGSKVIGGQGRMLVTSVGTKTSLAKIGTCNSERRGLLERQIEKPISYIDMAALSIYVLVAFVVLIRLICGKDGSNAGLPEMKGKVSIGLFMHVLERTFLRPQGRVSILTGLATVAILCVQHGMPFVVTISLKYQIEKEVRNQDVVLNDLSACTTMGLVTVICIDVSGELISKPMEVRRIWMGEKDIGMVEGSETEKPVLDMLKLGVGLSVLAPEIYLSPVFNSLVCWAETTWEMSMRSFTEEKFDILKHIKLNSGKEVSGVLVRKIGDSEVLHLHWSGAASTILEMCSRYHDSKGNCHAMENQKIKFGQVIKEMEDSGLRSIAFAYKQTDGEELEQEELILSGLIGLKETSQESIKLALENFRNAANVQIKLVSEDGIEKLEGIARELGLEHDVVLEGKQLQDLNGEARLVEVDRAHVMARFLPEDKLLMIQCLQEKGKVVAFIGTRLRTSLTSVLKVADVGIVLDSLSTRVDRDNCDISIKCFSALKPVVIAGRSKYHNIQKFIQLQLTCTISGLVITLITACTGDSPLAPFQLIWVNVVVCILGGLMMVMKLTNEEQLAKQPSDNRNQNIIAKEIWKSIAIQVLYQTSVSMILEFGGHVTDWEKKVRETMIFNTFLLCQIVNLLNTMKLLRKEVLVQSFYFLGALVICFLMQVVVIEYAKGLSDCMHLNVTRWGICVMIGALAWVFEWSTKNILPVILNPSTNYSSEFNTSPSFFLSPSFPFLMLLLFPIGLIFSQMGMNMTLR, from the exons ATGTCCAAAGAAAGTATGTCCTCAgctggtggtgatggtggtgccAGCATTGAACTTGGCGCTGCCTTACTTGGTTCTACTACCCTCACCAAGGGGAAGTACAACAGGATATGGCGTAGGAGTTTATACATAAGGTTCCTCATCTCCACGAAGAAACCATCAACTTCCAGTTGTAACCATGACTCTCCACCATCACCATCTCCTGCTAGAACCTTCTCTTCCAAATCCTATGTCACACTTGATATAGAAGAGAGCATTAGCAGTGATACTGATGGAATTGTGAAGGACCAGGGCTTGATTTCTCTTCCTGGGCTTGGTGGTCAAGGTCAACACACACAG GGGCACGGTGCTGTTGATGAGGGGAACCCCACTGTACCGTTACCAGTTTTTGGAATAGACTTTTCTAAGTCTTTATTGAATAGCTATAAATGCTACCGTTGCACAATCTTGATGCTGTTGGTCTCAGCTGGGTTGTCATTCACCATAGACTTCAAGCAGGAGGGACCTAAACATGGTTGGCATGATGGTGTTGCTATATTATTTGCTCTTGTCCTGCTGGTTCTGGGAAAACCAGTTGCAAACTTTTTCTGTGAGAggaaaaagttgaaattgaaggaGAGAAAGCAGGAGTTGGAATTCAGAGTGAAACGAGGTGAAGAGTCCCTAGTGGTTCCCGTATCTGATATTGTGGTGGGAGACACAGTGTGCCTGTGGCCAGGCGATGAGGTTCCAGCAGATGGTGAGCTCGAAAGTGATGGCATCCTTGTTCTGGTTGAGCTTGAGGAAATAAAAAGCAAACAGAAGGGGCAGAATTCGTTTCTTACATCTGGTTCAAAGGTGATCGGGGGCCAGGGAAGGATGTTGGTAACATCAGTTGGAACCAAAACCAGTTTGGCTAAGATAGGTACCTGTAATTCTGAAAGGAGGGGTTTGTTGGAAAGACAAATTGAGAAGCCAATTTCTTACATTGACATGGCTGCACTTTCTATCTATGTACTGGTTGCATTTGTGGTGTTGATTCGCCTAATTTGTGGAAAAGACGGGAGCAATGCAGGCTTGCCAGAAATGAAAGGGAAGGTCTCAATTGGCCTGTTTATGCATGTCCTTGAGAGAACTTTTCTAAGACCCCAAGGAAGGGTTTCCATTTTAACAGGTCTTGCTACTGTTGCAATACTTTGCGTTCAGCATGGAATGCCATTTGTGGTTACCATTTCTCTTAAGTACCAGATTGAAAAGGAAGTACGAAACCAAGATGTAGTTCTTAATGATTTGTCCGCTTGTACGACAATGGGGTTGGTAACTGTGATCTGTATTGATGTATCAGGGGAACTCATATCTAAACCAATGGAAGTTAGAAGAATATGGATGGGAGAGAAAGATATCGGCATGGTCGAGGGATCTGAAACAGAAAAACCCGTGCTTGACATGCTTAAACTAGGGGTTGGTTTATCAGTCCTTGCACCAGAGATTTATCTTTCCCCTGTGTTCAATTCACTTGTTTGTTGGGCAGAAACAACATGGGAAATGAGCATGAGATCTTTCACAGAAGAAAAATTTGACATTCTTAAGCACATCAAATTGAATTCTGGCAAAGAAGTCAGTGGGGTTTTGGTGAGAAAAATTGGGGACAGTGAAGTTCTGCACTTGCACTGGAGTGGAGCTGCATCCACAATATTGGAGATGTGTTCGAGATACCATGACAGTAAAGGGAATTGCCACGCCATGGAAaatcaaaaaatcaaatttggGCAGGTGATTAAAGAGATGGAGGATAGTGGTCTTAGATCAATTGCTTTTGCTTATAAACAAACAGATGGAGAAGAACTTGAGCAAGAAGAACTGATCTTGTCTGGACTGATAGGCCTGAAAGAAACTAGTCAAGAATCCATAAAATTAGCTTTGGAAAATTTCAGAAATGCTGCAAATGTACAGATCAAACTGGTCTCAGAGGATGGCATCGAGAAATTGGAAGGCATTGCTCGTGAACTAGGACTAGAACATGATGTTGTGCTAGAAGGTAAACAACTTCAAGATTTGAATGGGGAAGCTAGATTGGTCGAAGTGGATCGAGCCCATGTAATGGCAAGATTCCTTCCTGAAGACAAACTTCTCATGATACAGTGCTTGCAAGAGAAAGGCAAGGTGGTTGCATTCATTGGGACAAGGTTGAGAACTAGTCTTACTTCAGTTCTAAAAGTAGCTGACGTGGGGATAGTGCTTGATTCTTTAAGCACAAGAGTGGATAGAGATAATTGTGACATATCTATCAAATGCTTCAGTGCATTGAAACCCGTTGTGATAGCTGGCAGAAGTAAATACCACAATATTCAGAAGTTCATTCAACTCCAGCTGACATGTACCATTTCAGGATTAGTCATAACCTTAATCACAGCCTGTACTGGAGATTCCCCGCTTGCACCGTTCCAGTTGATTTGGGTGAATGTTGTTGTGTGCATTCTAGGTGGCCTAATGATGGTAATGAAGTTAACCAACGAGGAACAACTTGCTAAACAACCATCTGATAACAGGAACCAAAATATTATAGCCAAAGAAATTTGGAAAAGCATTGCTATTCAGGTACTATATCAGACTTCTGTATCAATGATACTTGAGTTTGGGGGACATGTTACTGACTGGGAGAAAAAAGTTAGGGAAACCATGATCTTTAATACCTTCTTATTGTGCCAGATAGTCAATCTGCTCAACACCATGAAGTTGTTGAGAAAGGAAGTTCTTGTTCAGAGCTTCTATTTCTTGGGGGCCTTAGTTATCTGTTTTCTCATGCAAGTGGTGGTGATTGAGTATGCTAAAGGCCTGTCAGATTGCATGCACCTGAATGTTACGAGATGGGGTATCTGTGTCATGATTGGTGCTCTTGCATGGGTTTTTGAGTGGAGCACGAAGAATATTCTTCCAGTTATTCTGAATCCCAGCACCAATTATTCTTCAGAATTCAATACTTcaccttc
- the LOC106763129 gene encoding calcium-transporting ATPase 12, plasma membrane-type isoform X3, producing MSKESMSSAGGDGGASIELGAALLGSTTLTKGKYNRIWRRSLYIRFLISTKKPSTSSCNHDSPPSPSPARTFSSKSYVTLDIEESISSDTDGIVKDQGLISLPGLGGQGQHTQGHGAVDEGNPTVPLPVFGIDFSKSLLNSYKCYRCTILMLLVSAGLSFTIDFKQEGPKHGWHDGVAILFALVLLVLGKPVANFFCERKKLKLKERKQELEFRVKRGEESLVVPVSDIVVGDTVCLWPGDEVPADGELESDGILVLVELEEIKSKQKGQNSFLTSGSKVIGGQGRMLVTSVGTKTSLAKIGTCNSERRGLLERQIEKPISYIDMAALSIYVLVAFVVLIRLICGKDGSNAGLPEMKGKVSIGLFMHVLERTFLRPQGRVSILTGLATVAILCVQHGMPFVVTISLKYQIEKEVRNQDVVLNDLSACTTMGLVTVICIDVSGELISKPMEVRRIWMGEKDIGMVEGSETEKPVLDMLKLGVGLSVLAPEIYLSPVFNSLVCWAETTWEMSMRSFTEEKFDILKHIKLNSGKEVSGVLVRKIGDSEVLHLHWSGAASTILEMCSRYHDSKGNCHAMENQKIKFGQVIKEMEDSGLRSIAFAYKQTDGEELEQEELILSGLIGLKETSQESIKLALENFRNAANVQIKLVSEDGIEKLEGIARELGLEHDVVLEGKQLQDLNGEARLVEVDRAHVMARFLPEDKLLMIQCLQEKGKVVAFIGTRLRTSLTSVLKVADVGIVLDSLSTRVDRDNCDISIKCFSALKPVVIAGRSKYHNIQKFIQLQLTCTISGLVITLITACTGDSPLAPFQLIWVNVVVCILGGLMMVMKLTNEEQLAKQPSDNRNQNIIAKEIWKSIAIQSICSTP from the exons ATGTCCAAAGAAAGTATGTCCTCAgctggtggtgatggtggtgccAGCATTGAACTTGGCGCTGCCTTACTTGGTTCTACTACCCTCACCAAGGGGAAGTACAACAGGATATGGCGTAGGAGTTTATACATAAGGTTCCTCATCTCCACGAAGAAACCATCAACTTCCAGTTGTAACCATGACTCTCCACCATCACCATCTCCTGCTAGAACCTTCTCTTCCAAATCCTATGTCACACTTGATATAGAAGAGAGCATTAGCAGTGATACTGATGGAATTGTGAAGGACCAGGGCTTGATTTCTCTTCCTGGGCTTGGTGGTCAAGGTCAACACACACAG GGGCACGGTGCTGTTGATGAGGGGAACCCCACTGTACCGTTACCAGTTTTTGGAATAGACTTTTCTAAGTCTTTATTGAATAGCTATAAATGCTACCGTTGCACAATCTTGATGCTGTTGGTCTCAGCTGGGTTGTCATTCACCATAGACTTCAAGCAGGAGGGACCTAAACATGGTTGGCATGATGGTGTTGCTATATTATTTGCTCTTGTCCTGCTGGTTCTGGGAAAACCAGTTGCAAACTTTTTCTGTGAGAggaaaaagttgaaattgaaggaGAGAAAGCAGGAGTTGGAATTCAGAGTGAAACGAGGTGAAGAGTCCCTAGTGGTTCCCGTATCTGATATTGTGGTGGGAGACACAGTGTGCCTGTGGCCAGGCGATGAGGTTCCAGCAGATGGTGAGCTCGAAAGTGATGGCATCCTTGTTCTGGTTGAGCTTGAGGAAATAAAAAGCAAACAGAAGGGGCAGAATTCGTTTCTTACATCTGGTTCAAAGGTGATCGGGGGCCAGGGAAGGATGTTGGTAACATCAGTTGGAACCAAAACCAGTTTGGCTAAGATAGGTACCTGTAATTCTGAAAGGAGGGGTTTGTTGGAAAGACAAATTGAGAAGCCAATTTCTTACATTGACATGGCTGCACTTTCTATCTATGTACTGGTTGCATTTGTGGTGTTGATTCGCCTAATTTGTGGAAAAGACGGGAGCAATGCAGGCTTGCCAGAAATGAAAGGGAAGGTCTCAATTGGCCTGTTTATGCATGTCCTTGAGAGAACTTTTCTAAGACCCCAAGGAAGGGTTTCCATTTTAACAGGTCTTGCTACTGTTGCAATACTTTGCGTTCAGCATGGAATGCCATTTGTGGTTACCATTTCTCTTAAGTACCAGATTGAAAAGGAAGTACGAAACCAAGATGTAGTTCTTAATGATTTGTCCGCTTGTACGACAATGGGGTTGGTAACTGTGATCTGTATTGATGTATCAGGGGAACTCATATCTAAACCAATGGAAGTTAGAAGAATATGGATGGGAGAGAAAGATATCGGCATGGTCGAGGGATCTGAAACAGAAAAACCCGTGCTTGACATGCTTAAACTAGGGGTTGGTTTATCAGTCCTTGCACCAGAGATTTATCTTTCCCCTGTGTTCAATTCACTTGTTTGTTGGGCAGAAACAACATGGGAAATGAGCATGAGATCTTTCACAGAAGAAAAATTTGACATTCTTAAGCACATCAAATTGAATTCTGGCAAAGAAGTCAGTGGGGTTTTGGTGAGAAAAATTGGGGACAGTGAAGTTCTGCACTTGCACTGGAGTGGAGCTGCATCCACAATATTGGAGATGTGTTCGAGATACCATGACAGTAAAGGGAATTGCCACGCCATGGAAaatcaaaaaatcaaatttggGCAGGTGATTAAAGAGATGGAGGATAGTGGTCTTAGATCAATTGCTTTTGCTTATAAACAAACAGATGGAGAAGAACTTGAGCAAGAAGAACTGATCTTGTCTGGACTGATAGGCCTGAAAGAAACTAGTCAAGAATCCATAAAATTAGCTTTGGAAAATTTCAGAAATGCTGCAAATGTACAGATCAAACTGGTCTCAGAGGATGGCATCGAGAAATTGGAAGGCATTGCTCGTGAACTAGGACTAGAACATGATGTTGTGCTAGAAGGTAAACAACTTCAAGATTTGAATGGGGAAGCTAGATTGGTCGAAGTGGATCGAGCCCATGTAATGGCAAGATTCCTTCCTGAAGACAAACTTCTCATGATACAGTGCTTGCAAGAGAAAGGCAAGGTGGTTGCATTCATTGGGACAAGGTTGAGAACTAGTCTTACTTCAGTTCTAAAAGTAGCTGACGTGGGGATAGTGCTTGATTCTTTAAGCACAAGAGTGGATAGAGATAATTGTGACATATCTATCAAATGCTTCAGTGCATTGAAACCCGTTGTGATAGCTGGCAGAAGTAAATACCACAATATTCAGAAGTTCATTCAACTCCAGCTGACATGTACCATTTCAGGATTAGTCATAACCTTAATCACAGCCTGTACTGGAGATTCCCCGCTTGCACCGTTCCAGTTGATTTGGGTGAATGTTGTTGTGTGCATTCTAGGTGGCCTAATGATGGTAATGAAGTTAACCAACGAGGAACAACTTGCTAAACAACCATCTGATAACAGGAACCAAAATATTATAGCCAAAGAAATTTGGAAAAGCATTGCTATTCAG TCAATCTGCTCAACACCATGA